From one Rhizobium sp. CIAT894 genomic stretch:
- a CDS encoding alpha/beta hydrolase fold domain-containing protein: MTVEWKDMMLDKVAIGPVSARVYQGADYGKGPPIVLYLHGGAFLDSETNVDRPVAMSLAKSGAIVAAVDYSSLSGNLFPQAFEVSFSVLTYLANKRAGLGDRKSLLFVAGEEAGGNVAAGVALKARDQMPDALDGQVLISPLLDPFMGTSSIRKAEAIGMRQRWTDGWSHYLSGGGCHPYAAPCLCSRLSGVAPALIFTAEDDPLHDETLGYGARLKTAGVGVRQHVLPAGTGWPSIYGGKSEGTLDWQEHVSRHFGSFLRDVSVQPQLH, from the coding sequence ATGACGGTGGAATGGAAAGATATGATGCTGGATAAGGTGGCCATCGGCCCCGTTTCCGCGCGTGTCTACCAGGGCGCCGATTACGGAAAGGGCCCGCCGATCGTGCTTTACCTGCATGGCGGCGCGTTTCTCGACAGCGAAACGAACGTCGATCGGCCGGTGGCAATGAGTCTGGCCAAATCAGGCGCCATCGTTGCCGCAGTCGATTACAGCAGCCTGTCCGGCAACCTGTTTCCGCAGGCGTTCGAAGTTTCCTTTTCCGTTCTCACCTATCTCGCCAACAAACGCGCCGGCCTCGGCGACCGCAAATCGCTGCTCTTCGTCGCCGGTGAAGAAGCGGGCGGCAATGTCGCCGCCGGCGTGGCGCTCAAGGCGCGCGACCAGATGCCGGATGCGCTCGACGGCCAGGTGCTGATTTCGCCGCTGCTCGATCCGTTCATGGGCACCTCCTCGATCCGCAAGGCGGAAGCCATCGGCATGCGGCAGCGCTGGACGGACGGCTGGAGCCACTATCTGAGCGGCGGCGGTTGCCATCCCTATGCGGCGCCCTGCCTCTGTTCGCGTCTTTCTGGCGTCGCGCCAGCGCTGATATTCACCGCCGAGGACGATCCTCTGCATGATGAAACGCTTGGTTACGGCGCCCGCCTGAAAACGGCCGGTGTCGGTGTGCGCCAGCATGTTCTTCCCGCCGGGACGGGCTGGCCCTCGATTTATGGTGGGAAATCCGAGGGAACACTCGACTGGCAGGAGCACGTCAGCCGCCATTTCGGAAGCTTCCTTCGGGATGTAAGCGTCCAACCGCAATTGCATTGA